GAGGAACGGCCAGGACTCAGCCCATCGAGTAGAACCCAACTTCCCAATAAGTTTCCCCTCTAATCACATAGCTTTGCCATTGTATCCACTTGCTCATCTCTCTGGTTCCATAGCGGTCGAGGCCCGCAATAATGAGTACGTATTCCTTCGAGTTCCAGGGGTTCCGAATCGTCTCAACAACTCCAAAGACCCCAGAAGGAACCGGCGAGTTGGGCGGGATTACGCTTATGTTGTTCTCGGTTACCCGAAAGACCGTGAAGTTCTCCACCGCGTTCGGGTTCCTCTCCAGCACCCAGGAGCCGTTGAGGGCGAAGCGCACGGGTAGGTTTTCGTTGAGCCGGGCGGTTATGGCGTTGGCAACGGGACCGCCGATGAGTATAAGGTTGCCCCTCAAATCCTCATCGGTCAAATTCCCGTCCGCCTTGACCACGATTGAAGGGGCTCCACCGTAGAGCCTCATGTAGGTCTCCCTAAGGCGGTCGGCGAGCAGGTAAGCCGTCTCCCTGTCGTACTCGTTCCCGCTCTCGTCGGGATTCTGCGTCCCGTAAACAATGACAAGCTTTCCCAGGTAACTTGCCCTGTTCAGTACGTTGGGCTCCACAACGGGAGCAACCTTCCTGTAAAATACGCTCACGTTCCCGGGAGTTGCCCACTTACCCATGTGCCGGGCCAGAGTTGGTGCGTACCGGTAGAGGGTCTCATTGAGTTCCTCTGCCTTCCGGTACTCATCAAACAGGTTCCAGAAGGGCAGGAACATGGCCGACATTGCCTTAGCTCTAAAAAGAACGTAATCCCTTGGCACCCCACACCTCAGGGCAACGTACTCCGCAATGCTCTCGGTGAAGAGCTCGTTGAGGTACGTGTAGAAGGAACCGTAATGACCTGTGTCGTAGGTCGTGGTGGTCGGGAGTTCGTTCCTCACTTCCTGGAGGTAGTAGCTCATGTTCTCAAAGGTCCTGAAGTTCCGGTCGAGAAATTCTCGAACAAACGGATGGGTGAACTCGTGGAGTGTCGTCATGACATACGAAAGCATCGAGACGTTGTTCCTGTAGTACAGCAATCCAACGTAGTACACCGTCCCGTTCTCAAAGACGACGTGAAGATGTATGTGAAGCGAGTACGAGGCCTCAACCCTAAAGGATTCGTAGGTGTGGCCAAAGAGCCTTTCGTATTCCTCTGGGACACATTCCAGGTATCCCACCAGGGGGCGGGTTATTTTCTCATACTCGCTCCTGTGGGCGCTGTAAAAGGCCATGAAATCGCTTTTCCGGGCAAAATTAGCCAGCAGTTCCAGTTCACCAAGGTTGGTCTCGTTCGGCAGGTAACCCAGCAGGGCCAGCCTGCTACTGAATCCTATGATTCCATTATCCCTGACATAGAGTGGTAAGGAGCTGTTGAAGACTTCGCGGATGTACTTAACGGCCGGATCGTCCCGGTAAGGCGCGAAGTACGTCAAAACATCGCTGATGTAGCCTTTTGGCGCCGTTATGAAGTAGTCGCTTCCGTTGAAGGCGAGAATGTAAAGGACGGCGAAGAGCTCAAGGTTGGGGTTAACTTCAACTTTAATCCCGCACTTGTTTTGGGTCGAATTCTCACTCACCGAGAACACCTGAGGCGAGGTTCCAAGGAGGATAAGAACGACCAGCACTAAGGCCATTCCTCTGAACAGCCTCATTTTCCATCCCATCCACTATGGTTGCATCCAGATTAATATAAACGCAGATTCATATATAAAATTTCTCAACAGGGAAATAGATTCCAGAACATCAAACAATTGTAGAAAAACAAAGGACACCAGCGCGTTGCTGAATCCAGAATCCAAAAATCACTTCCCGAGCGGATAGTTCGGGGCCTCGTTTGTTATGAGTATGTCGTGCGGGTGGCTCTCCCTGACGCCGGCCTGCGTTATGATGACGAACTCGCCCTTCTCCTTCAGCTCCTCAATGTTTTTGGCGCCAACGTAGCCCATTCCCGA
The Thermococcus sp. 21S9 DNA segment above includes these coding regions:
- a CDS encoding DUF4932 domain-containing protein — translated: MGWKMRLFRGMALVLVVLILLGTSPQVFSVSENSTQNKCGIKVEVNPNLELFAVLYILAFNGSDYFITAPKGYISDVLTYFAPYRDDPAVKYIREVFNSSLPLYVRDNGIIGFSSRLALLGYLPNETNLGELELLANFARKSDFMAFYSAHRSEYEKITRPLVGYLECVPEEYERLFGHTYESFRVEASYSLHIHLHVVFENGTVYYVGLLYYRNNVSMLSYVMTTLHEFTHPFVREFLDRNFRTFENMSYYLQEVRNELPTTTTYDTGHYGSFYTYLNELFTESIAEYVALRCGVPRDYVLFRAKAMSAMFLPFWNLFDEYRKAEELNETLYRYAPTLARHMGKWATPGNVSVFYRKVAPVVEPNVLNRASYLGKLVIVYGTQNPDESGNEYDRETAYLLADRLRETYMRLYGGAPSIVVKADGNLTDEDLRGNLILIGGPVANAITARLNENLPVRFALNGSWVLERNPNAVENFTVFRVTENNISVIPPNSPVPSGVFGVVETIRNPWNSKEYVLIIAGLDRYGTREMSKWIQWQSYVIRGETYWEVGFYSMG